The region CTCAAGTCGCCGAAGCTCCCAACACCATGGGCGTTGCCCTTCTAGGCCAGCGATGTGGGATGGTATGGAGAGGACATTGTCGTTGGATGTACGAGGAACGACGGTTGTCCCTCTAACACGTAATAATTATCCTGTTAGATGTTTTTCTGTTCCTACAGCATTTGGGAGCTAAGGTCAATCTCAATGAGAGTTTTATGGGCAATAAATAGGGTGCCATGTAGAcgtttttgatgatgtgacaaagtattaatgaagagagagatgaaatgagtttcatggagaTGACACTGTTACCTAGATAACTTATGttttgcatgtaacctagaaaacaagaatagatgaaactatgcattgagctgagaggggtgttttatcctagtttcaaactttttagatgacatgtcactctagtTAATCGTGTCTATAAACTTACATTGAGTATGCCCTAAGAAGCATCTCTAGCAGCACATCTGAATTTGGTCATTCACATCtttgtttagatgatcatctaaaataggtttatctttatatctctttgtactccagtagatcatccatatatgacatctccATATCTCTTTGGTGGATGGAaagagaacatccaaatataagGTTTTCTCTCAATTGATATGGAtaacatctaaaattaaaagatgAGATGAATGTTCTGCTAgagattaatttttatttttcatcctctattttcaatatatagaGGATAGAATGGATGTACCGCTAGAGATGCTCTgactagaaaatttttaggttatACATGAAAAGGGGTTGTGCCTGGTACCTGGGCAAGGTTTAAACCATTGATGAGAATAAggggtgatttttttggcatatgtatattattttaaatgtctTCAGTGATGGTGGACGGTGACAGTGAATAAGTCACCTTATTGTTTTCTATCACTTTTGTATAAATTAGCCCCTGCTATTTTCTAATAGACAAAATAATCTACATTTGGTTAAAACAATagttgataaaatattatgatattttgtaatatatttctatagtaaaatatgaatattttgcTAGTTgagagaaaaatctaaatagcatatttgtaaataaaaaataatttatgaataaaaattttatatacgtatatatagcgatataaaagccaaCTGGaagataaactttgatgaaaaaacactaaaattaactttaatttaacgttaaaaatttaaattttggtaaataaatataagcagaaacggAAGAACGGAGGTGGAACATTGACAACATCAAGCAGTCATGCACAACGCCACAAAGTGGAGATTTTTGGGTAGATCCCCCAGTTATACAACTAACCAGTTCGTCAATCTATTCCAAAGCTCCTGACAAAGGTACTGATAACTGATCTAAACTTGACTATTCACATTAGAGGCTATTCTCAAATGCTCCTGACAACATCGATTTGCCGGTAACCAGATTCTCAAAAGAGGCAATCATCCAATCTGGATGAAAATCTTTTGAACAGATACAGAAAATTGATTCCCACCTGAAAGGAAAGAATTAGCTAGTCAagtttattgtaaaaaaaatcgaacTAAAACTATACTCGAAAGTCCAAATCGCAAAACTCAATGATAATTTCTAATTAAGTTCCATCCATAACAATATTTATTTGACAATGCAATATCCATCTAGGACATCAACTACTTATTTAGTTTCTGGGAACAACCAACATAACCCTCTTTGTTTTCACATAtaactactattttttttaaagaaaaagatattAAGCTCTCCTATTTCCATTACCGGCAAGCAACCGAACCAAAGTATCAGATATGTTTTGCTTTcagttattaaaatatattactgtaTTGGTTTCAGTACaacttttcatgcatgcatgaggtgattatttggcctttttgaggaaaaatgtgaaacgacatatttacaaataaaaaatcatttatcaataaacttttatatacatattcttaataagctaaaagcaaaggctagctggagaataaactatgataaaaaacttcataatcaaattcaaatttaagtatAAACTGCACAAAAGCAAATAGACGAGGGTGTCAGACTTTGGGCCTATACTTTGGGTTGACCTATTCCCTTAAGAGTGGCAAAACATTGCAGGAGCAGTAGTTTTGTCATGTACCTATATGGCCTGAGTTTGCTGGGAGAAACCTGATCTCACGATGAACACATCCATTCTtttgcatccatccatgcatacTTGTGATGTGAAGCTTACAGTACTAAAATGTGCTATTCATCAAGGGGAACAACTTCTGTACACTAAATTGGTGCTAATTTTCTGTCATGTGAAGCCTACCGTGGGAGTAGCGAGAGCGGGTGTTATTAGCgaaaacaaaccaaaaaaatgaatgcCAAAATTGCCCCCAATCGCACATTTACAAACCTTAATTACAAACCGAAAACTCATATtgtttctactggtagtataacaCCGTAAATAAATAACTACTTAATAACGAAATGATGCATAAAATacaccaaaaaaattacaatacGGATTTGCATataaattgagaaaaattgAAAGAGATAGAATAGGCTAATTCAACAATATAATCATAAACCTGCGACAGCGTCcaaaactctaaattaagagcaattttatgaGAAGATATCATAAGATACCACACCTTCCACTCCCAAATTAAAATCGCCATCGCTGATCACACATTCACACCCGGACAGTAGGCCTTCCGGCCGTGGCCGTCGGCCACTTGATGGACATGCCACTACCTGGCCGGGGCCTCAGCGAGCTCTTCCTCCcgtacgccgccggcgagccgccaccagccgccgccgccgcgccgccgtgctgctgcAGCCTGGAGAGCTTGAAGTACGTGTCCGGCGACATGGGCGGGCCGACCGGGCTCAGCGGCGACAGCGCCGCGCAGTACCGCAGGTCCAGCAGCGACTCGTTGCGCCGGAACCTCTCGATGAACTCCGCCGCGCGCCTGTCgatgtcgtcgccggcgccggccaccggCGACGGCTGCACCGCGCGCCTCGGGGAGCGGActacctcggccgccgccggcgaggaggccgcgcTGTAGAAGAAGCTCGACTCcccgctgtcgccgtcgccgtcgtccatgCAGTCCAGCAGGCTCGGCGTCCGGGACAGCCGGTGACTGCTGCAGCCGGGCGATGACGACGCCGGTgccggagaagaaggagaCGCACTACTGATGCGAACCACGGCTCtggtcgccctcgccgccctctGCAGCACACGGCGTAGGAGCGTGCCatgctcctgctcctcctcctccatcaaGCTTGTGGCGACCATGCCATGAAAAAGCCAGCTTGAGACTAGCCTACTACAAGTATGGAGGAGGCTAAGGTTTGAGTCGTTGTAGCTGTAGATCATCATGAGCGTGGAATCTAAACTATCGAGGAAATACTCTTCGTCGACTTCTCGTCTATTATatgctattcaaatagttattaaaaaaatataaaaaaagttgtgaagataaactatatatcaccacataaacatataagttaaaatatgacttctacgattcataaaaaaataaacaaattaaaccgTTAATAGTATACACATACtcacaattatatatttattatttttataaaagttatatttttaacatgtatatttatgtgtgatatatcatatattaatctatttcataatatttttatatattttaataactatttagatagcatgcgGATATCCTGAAAGAGCTTAAGACAGTTTCTTGTACATCATCGTCGATAGCCAGAAAAGCCAAGCAGTAGTTGGAGAAAACATTGGTAGGTGAAAGTAATTGAGTGGTCTTCGGTGTGATGCTGATGTGGTTTGATCTAATGAATTGAAACTCTTAATTAGTCAATATAAGAAAGTAAACGTACGGTAGCATCTAATTAATTGTTGGAAAGCATATTAATTTGTAGGCAATGGAAAGATTCTTTTGCAAGTGTGTCAAATGGGAAGTTGATAACGTAGTCGCTCGGGGATGTTAGCACTAATCCTGACTTGTACATGTCTTAGAATATTCGCATTAGTTAGCTTGTTCGTGTGTCATGCACGTACTAGAGTAAAAGCATATATGTTGTATGGGTTTGGGCAGAGCGTGATGTTCATGCTAATGCCTTGGTTAGTGGTTGCTTGCATGGGCCAATTAGTTAGCTAGTTATAGAAAATTAGAGAGGTGTTCGTCCCTGGAAACTTGTTGTGCAGTGTGTCCACTCCAACTCTTTCTCTCTCGCCTGTGTTGTGTGCTCGCGTGAGTTCGTTGCTTACACGAGTTCATCATTTTCTTGGGACACGCTATATATGTTGGaataattttacatttaaaattaagatgTTACACCAACTTATTAAAAGTAAGAGAgtctcatattttttagactaGCTTTTGGGGTATAAGTAAGAATTTCTTCCTGATTGAGCCAGCTGCTCCCTGTCTTGGGCTAACACTGTATCGGAGTATATCTACTTTAAATGGTGATTAAACCGGTTCAAAGGCTCAAAAAATAAGCCATAGCTGAacattaagttttaaaacttaattttgtatttgattTTGGTGTTTCTTAGTTGTAgattattttcaatattttttaaatggcTAAGGATGAGACCCTTCAAAGATAATTGGCACATCAAACACGTGTCATATGTTATTATAATATACCACATTAGAATATTTCAACCCAAAACAGTAAAATTCCCAATAAAACGGACCAAATGTAGGAAATAATTTGACTACCACTAAATACTTGGATTTGACATCTAGCACATCCCAAcaaaaatagtaattaaattagtaacggtgagttgcaactcatgGGCTGCTCCATGAGTCGGtatcaaaaacatatcaaatcacctttaaattttgatttatatggctcactagattctttatatcaaaatcttatagcaaacaaatgttttcatttttggatatttttaagtatttatttgagatttttaaaagtgatacataacacactgattatttattaatatagtacaatcacttttaaaaatctcaaacaaatacttaaaaatctctaaaaaaatgaaaaaaattgtgtgctacaagattttgatacaaagATTCTAGTGAGCCacataaatcgaaattta is a window of Oryza brachyantha chromosome 8, ObraRS2, whole genome shotgun sequence DNA encoding:
- the LOC107304708 gene encoding uncharacterized protein LOC107304708, whose amino-acid sequence is MVATSLMEEEEQEHGTLLRRVLQRAARATRAVVRISSASPSSPAPASSSPGCSSHRLSRTPSLLDCMDDGDGDSGESSFFYSAASSPAAAEVVRSPRRAVQPSPVAGAGDDIDRRAAEFIERFRRNESLLDLRYCAALSPLSPVGPPMSPDTYFKLSRLQQHGGAAAAAGGGSPAAYGRKSSLRPRPGSGMSIKWPTATAGRPTVRV